The Micromonospora sp. M71_S20 genome has a window encoding:
- the lanKC gene encoding class III lanthionine synthetase LanKC encodes MDERYDSYCAADRLFYDSLGSAVEQPTFAAAQRPVPDGWRSEPLDDWLIYAPEGGTLPQQGWKIHVSATLDNAERVLDAVWDYCVPRGLSFKFLRGPRTLLLRNSKYASRAASGKFVTVYPRDDAELELVCKELDELLAGEPGPYILSDLRHGAGPVHVRYGGFAARYCHSPDGQVVPAIEDDTGTLVPDRRDPVFHVPSWVTLPDFLGPHLAARNATSTDEVPYRIEKVIHFSNGGGLYVGRDVRTDTQVVLKEARPHAGLDADGTDAVARLAREADALRRLADLPQVPRVHDEFALGEHRFLALEFIEGRALNKVLVDRYPLIDADATDADRADYTRWALDVHRQVEEVVTAIHDRGLVYGDLHLFNVMVRPDDRIALVDFEVAAPIDGHRRPGLRNQGFAAPRDRTGPAVDRYALACLRLALFLPLTQLVRLGPDKAAHLADVIAEHFPVPRELLDDAVQEITGTAPADAGPAPDLTVDVGAAHRDRLARAILASATPERDDRLFPGDIEQFRSGGLNLAHGAAGVLYALHVSGAGRWPEHEQWLVRRATAPASGTRCGFYDGLHGVAYALEALGRRQDALDVLDICLRQPLDGLDHSLSGGLSGIALNLADLAGRTGETALRDAAWRAADRVVDQLADDPGPDISGGRNPYAGLLRGRTGPALLLVRLHELTGEQALLEHAATALCQDLRRCVVRPDGALEVNEGWRTMPYLGQGSVGIGLVLDQYLRHRADERFAEASAGVRRAARSPFYAQSGLFTGRAGIVAYLAAYPDDPQRCREREAQVARLAWHALPYRDGTAFPGEQLLRLSMDLGTGTAGVLLALAAARPDTPVSLPFLAPLAGAPDSPASARATDPTDQHGRR; translated from the coding sequence GTGGACGAGCGCTACGACAGCTACTGCGCCGCCGACCGGCTTTTCTACGACTCCCTCGGCAGCGCGGTCGAGCAACCCACCTTCGCCGCGGCCCAGCGGCCCGTCCCCGACGGTTGGCGCTCCGAGCCGCTCGACGACTGGCTGATCTACGCTCCCGAGGGTGGCACGCTGCCGCAGCAGGGTTGGAAGATCCACGTGTCGGCGACGCTCGACAACGCCGAGCGGGTGCTGGACGCCGTCTGGGACTACTGCGTCCCGCGTGGACTGTCCTTCAAGTTCCTGCGCGGCCCGCGCACCCTGCTGCTGCGCAACTCCAAGTACGCCTCCCGGGCGGCCAGCGGCAAGTTCGTCACCGTCTACCCCCGCGACGACGCGGAGCTGGAGCTGGTCTGCAAGGAGCTCGACGAGCTGCTCGCCGGCGAGCCCGGCCCGTACATCCTCAGCGACCTGCGCCACGGCGCTGGCCCGGTGCACGTACGCTACGGCGGCTTCGCCGCTCGCTACTGCCACTCCCCCGACGGCCAGGTCGTGCCGGCGATCGAGGACGACACGGGCACGCTGGTGCCCGACCGCCGCGACCCGGTGTTCCACGTGCCGTCCTGGGTGACGCTGCCCGACTTCCTCGGCCCGCACCTGGCCGCCCGCAACGCCACCAGCACCGACGAGGTGCCGTACCGGATCGAGAAGGTCATCCACTTCTCCAACGGCGGCGGCCTCTACGTCGGTCGGGACGTGCGGACCGACACCCAGGTGGTGCTGAAGGAGGCCCGGCCGCACGCCGGTCTCGACGCCGACGGCACCGACGCGGTGGCCCGCCTGGCCCGGGAGGCCGACGCGCTGCGCCGGCTGGCCGACCTGCCGCAGGTGCCCCGGGTGCACGACGAGTTCGCCCTCGGCGAGCACCGGTTCCTCGCGCTGGAGTTCATCGAGGGCCGCGCGCTCAACAAGGTCCTCGTCGACCGGTACCCGCTGATCGACGCCGACGCCACCGACGCCGACCGCGCCGACTACACCCGCTGGGCGCTGGACGTGCACCGGCAGGTCGAGGAGGTCGTCACGGCGATCCACGACCGCGGCCTGGTCTACGGCGACCTGCACCTGTTCAACGTCATGGTCCGCCCGGACGACCGGATCGCGCTTGTCGACTTCGAGGTCGCCGCGCCGATCGACGGCCACCGCCGGCCGGGGCTGCGCAACCAGGGCTTCGCCGCACCCCGGGACCGCACCGGTCCCGCCGTCGACCGGTACGCCCTGGCCTGCCTGCGGCTGGCGCTGTTCCTGCCGCTGACCCAGCTCGTCCGGCTCGGGCCGGACAAGGCAGCGCACCTCGCCGACGTGATCGCCGAGCACTTCCCGGTGCCGAGGGAACTCCTCGACGACGCCGTACAGGAGATCACCGGCACCGCCCCGGCGGACGCCGGGCCGGCACCCGACCTCACCGTCGACGTCGGAGCGGCCCACCGGGACCGGCTCGCCCGGGCGATCCTCGCCAGCGCGACACCCGAGCGGGACGACCGGCTCTTCCCCGGCGACATCGAGCAGTTCCGCAGCGGCGGGCTGAACCTCGCCCACGGCGCGGCCGGCGTCCTGTACGCCCTGCACGTCAGCGGCGCCGGACGGTGGCCGGAGCACGAGCAGTGGCTGGTCCGCCGGGCCACGGCGCCCGCCTCCGGCACCCGGTGCGGCTTCTACGACGGCCTGCACGGCGTCGCGTACGCCCTCGAGGCGCTCGGCCGCCGCCAGGACGCCCTCGACGTGCTCGACATCTGCCTGCGCCAGCCGCTCGACGGCTTGGACCACAGCCTCTCGGGCGGCCTGTCCGGGATCGCGCTCAACCTGGCCGACCTGGCCGGGCGCACCGGCGAGACGGCCCTGCGCGACGCGGCCTGGCGGGCCGCCGACCGGGTGGTCGACCAACTCGCCGACGACCCGGGGCCGGACATCAGCGGCGGGCGCAACCCGTACGCCGGGCTGCTGCGCGGCCGGACCGGACCGGCGCTGCTGCTGGTGCGGCTGCACGAGCTGACCGGCGAGCAGGCGCTGCTGGAGCACGCCGCCACGGCCCTGTGCCAGGACCTGCGCCGCTGCGTGGTACGCCCCGACGGCGCGCTGGAGGTCAACGAGGGCTGGCGCACCATGCCCTACCTCGGGCAGGGCAGCGTCGGGATCGGGCTGGTGCTCGACCAGTACCTGCGGCACCGCGCCGACGAGCGGTTCGCCGAGGCCAGCGCCGGCGTGCGCCGTGCCGCGCGGTCCCCGTTCTACGCGCAGTCCGGCCTCTTCACCGGACGGGCCGGCATCGTGGCCTACCTGGCGGCGTACCCCGACGATCCGCAGCGCTGCCGCGAACGCGAAGCCCAGGTGGCCCGGCTGGCCTGGCACGCCCTGCCCTACCGCGACGGCACCGCCTTCCCCGGCGAGCAGTTGCTGCGGCTGTCCATGGACCTCGGCACCGGCACCGCCGGCGTGCTGCTGGCGCTGGCCGCCGCGCGGCCCGACACCCCGGTGAGCCTGCCGTTCCTCGCGCCCCTGGCGGGCGCCCCCGACTCCCCCGCCTCGGCGAGGGCGACCGATCCGACCGACCAGCACGGAAGGAGGTGA